From Granulicella arctica:
CATCAGGTACTTGATGCCACGCCACGTCGCTTCCAGCTTCTGGAAGGATGGATGATGAATGACCTCGTTCAATTGGATGGAGATCAAGCGGTCGATCTGCGCGAGACGAGCACTAATCGTCGCTTCGGCATCCTTGCTCAAGGTCATGGCGCCATCAAGAACCTGGCTGACAAACTCCTTTACAAGGTCTTTTCCACGTTCGAGGTCGCCAGCTTCGCGGCTGAAGCGGCCTTGAGCAACGATTTGGTCAAGGAGAGAAACTTCTCCAGTTTCGGCCGTTGTTGCTGCTGCACTAGCTACTGGATTCGCGGCACTACTCATTTGGAACCTCCTCAGCCTTGGACCCAACCTCTGCGCGAAGCTTGTTGCGATCCTCCGTGCTGGACACTGCGTCGAAGAGCATCTGGTCGAGTTTGTCGTTGCCTTGCAACGTGCCACGCAGGTCCGACAGTCTCGTGCGGAGATCAAGCAGTTCTTTCAGTGGCTTGACCTGCTTGGCAACGTTTTCGGGCGAGAAATCATCCATGCTTTCGAAATGGAGATTAACCTTCACTTGACCAGCGTTGGGATCGTCGCTCAATTTGTTGTCTACAGAGTATGCGAGGTGAGGTGCCATTCCCTTCAGAACACTGTCGAAGTTATCTGGATTGATCTCAACGAATTTGCGATCCTTGAGTGCTGCAAGAGGGGTCTCAGGCTGGCCAGTCAGGTCGCCAAGAACTCCCATGACGAACGGCAGTTCCTTCATCTCAATCGCGTTACCGACCTCAACGTCGTATGTGATGTGAACGCGCGGCGATCTGACTCGATCGAGTTTATGCTGTGTACTTTCGGCCATAATGTTCCCCAATCTGTAAAGTTTGCAATGCCACTAAAGAGACCATACCTTCAAAGATCTGTCTAGAGAAAATGTCTACTACATACGAACCGCTGCACACCATAGTAGTGCGCAACGGCCTGATTAAGTTTCATTCTGAAGAATGATCGTAGGAAACTTTTTCGGTTTGCGCCGCGGGACCCGGAGAACCATGTGACTTTCGAAGTATTTCTGCTGCTCGAAAGTCATCTAGACAGAAGAAAATCAATTTGCCGTTCGGATACGAACTCTATCCCAACTTGTTCACATCTTCAAGCAGGAGGGTGAGAAATATTTTTCTCATGCGTGGATGCTGATTTCAAAGCCTGCCTTTCGCATCTTTATCTTCTTTGAGAGGCGTTTGTGAATCTTGCGGTAAGCTTGCGTAGCGTCCACAAGGCTACGGGAGTC
This genomic window contains:
- the tssB gene encoding type VI secretion system contractile sheath small subunit: MAESTQHKLDRVRSPRVHITYDVEVGNAIEMKELPFVMGVLGDLTGQPETPLAALKDRKFVEINPDNFDSVLKGMAPHLAYSVDNKLSDDPNAGQVKVNLHFESMDDFSPENVAKQVKPLKELLDLRTRLSDLRGTLQGNDKLDQMLFDAVSSTEDRNKLRAEVGSKAEEVPNE